The genomic segment GGCGGGGAACGCGAGCTGTATGAACTGCGGGATGGAGATTCGGACTGGATTAACCATTTGGAAAAAGTGATTCGCATTTTAACGGAGCGGCTTTAAATAGTAAAAAAATAAATACTGGCTGCAGCCGCTTTAAGCGGTTGCAGCCTATTTGGCATTCATCATAAGCTTATATTTCCTGAAAATCCAAGATCTATCCAAGTCAGTCATTGCATTTTGGCTTATGCGCACAGGTGGTTTTTGCTCTTGTAAAACATCTGCTGTTGCTGCATGTGTCGAAAAACGAAGCGGCTTTGTCATTTTTTTAATATCTTTTGTAATTTCATTAAAAAAAGCATACGCTAACGGCTGATGCTCCCGAATATCCTCATAAAAATAATACTTTCCTTGCTCATCCGCCATATTAATTTGAAAGCCTTTAGGAAAGGAAAGCATGATGCACGGCAGCACATCCTCCGCCCATTGCCCGTAATAGGGAAAGGAGATGCCTTCATTTCTCGCAAAAAAACCGGTGCTTTCATGATCAGACTTAACAGAGATGGAATAAACAAAGAAAGGGTGATAATCCATTCTTTTTTCCTCTGCTGTAAAATATTTATAAAATGCTTCATAGTTCGCATACACCTCATCGTATTTATGCTTCGTTTGGGCATAATCGGTACGATGGAACTGCGCTTGCTTTTGCTCAAAAAGCATTAAAATGCTTTTAAATTCTTCTGGTGTTATGAAAAATTTAAGTTTATAAAAGCCGCTGTTTTTTAATTTGTCCATTTCTTTTCACTCACCACCCCAGTTGACTCCACTTATATTATCACATTTTAACAAAATGAATCTAGGATCTACCCAATTTCCGCCTCCTTTTTTGTAAATTAATATAAAAAATACAAAAGAATATTCCGATACTATAAATAGAAGAGAATAACGGAAATAAATGAATAAGATAGGGGTGCGTTAAGGATGAAAATTTACAGCTCGACCCAGTACGACTTGAATTTATACACCCATTCGAAACAGCAGGCCGATAAACCGGCCTTGGTTGCAGGCACGATACCCGGGCTTTCGCATGAGACCGATACAGTGGAGATCAGCCCGGCTGCCAGACAGTTGGCGCAATCTGATATTGTGAACCATTCGGCTAAATATTTTGGAACTGTGCAAATCAATGATTCGCTGAACCGCGTTCTCAAAGATCAGCCCGCGGAGGTGAAGGAAGCGGTTTACGGCATTATCCAATCCAATATCATTACAGATGTAGCTGGAGAAGAAGAAAGAGCAGCGCTATTAGAATTGGGACTTACCCAAGCTAAGTATATCGCGGACAACTACATGAAGGATGATGAAGCGGCGGAATTTTTGAATACGATTCGTCAAATCGGCGCCATCTCCCAAACGAGAACAGTAGACCCTGAAACGAATGAATTCCATTACGAAACCCCGCCGCAAAGACCTATTGGGGCTCCAGATGATTATATTGATTTGAACTATATGATGAAGAAATTCGAGCCGAATACGCTGGACAAGCTGCAAGATGCTATAGTGAACGGAAAAGACTGGAACAGCATCTTGCAAACCTTCGCTAAGAAAGCATCGACAAATACGGATTGGCTGAAGGCATACAGAGAGGACGCTTCCAAACCGATCGGGGACATTGCCGGTGAGAACAGATTCGACAAGGCCTCTACTGCCAGCTTGACTGCGTTCGTCAAAGATATCAAGGACATCACTGCCAATGCCGGATTTGATAATACGGGGTTTATTAAAGACAATATAGAGGCTTTTATGCGAACGTTGGAAAGTTCAAGGTCCTCACAATCCTAATTGTATCGAGTAAAAAATACCCGACTGCTTACTGCTTGGATGAACTCCAGACAGCGCAGGCGGGTATTTATATGCAAAGCCTTATGGATGAGGCTCGATTAAAACTCTTCGTCGGATTGGTTGATGAGCCATTGAATGCCGAATTTATCCTTCAGGCTGCCGTAGCCTTTAGACCAGAAGGTTTCTGCGAGTTCCATCTCGACAGTGCCGCCTTCTTTGAGCTTGTTGAAGACTGACTGCAGTTCTTCAAGGTCTTTGCTGACGACGGAGAGGCTGATGTTCGTGCCTTCAACGTAAGGCGAGTCCGGAAATACATCGGAAAACATAATCGTGCTGCCCATAATTTTCAGACGCGTATGCATAACCAATGGTTTCACTGCTTCCGGCATCTCAAACTCCGGATTTGGCGGCGAATCCCCGAATGTCATAATTTCAGGCTTGTCCGTTCCGAAAACCTCTGCATAAAACAATACCGCTTCACGACAGTTGCCATTAAAATTCAAATACGCCTGAACAGCCACTTACGTCACTCCTTCGTAGGTTTGAGTTGGGGTTAAGCTAGATCCATTACGCTCCTATTGTATCATTAAACCGCGCTTGTTCAAACTTGAAATCTGTGCAGCTAAGCTAAGGGCTTCTTTACCAGCAATTAGGGGAAAACCGTCCATAAGACTTATTGTTCCCGACATCTGCCGCAGATAAAATAAGAGGACAAGCTTCGGTTGCAGTTGACGCTGAAAGCATGCACCTGAAGATAGTCATAGCTGTGCTTAAAAGCCGGGTACCCGCAGCGGGTGCCCTTTCATTTTTTTTCAAAGCGGGCTGTTCAGGTTTAATGAAATCGGGTATTTAATGGATGGGATACATAACGGTTATTGCTTTAACATCAAATATGGAAAGTGGAAGGTGAACAGTTGGATGGAAGCAGCACAACGCGCGGCAATAGATGAAATGAAACGAGAAATTCACCAGTGGTTCGACCAATTGGAGAAGCAGGATGCAGCGGATACTGTCAAACGCACGAAGCTGCAAGTAGGCGTCTTTGATTACGCGTTAATAGACTGTACGGCGGAGCCTATACAAATTGTAGATCACGATCTGGGA from the Paenibacillus sp. BIHB 4019 genome contains:
- a CDS encoding VOC family protein; translated protein: MAVQAYLNFNGNCREAVLFYAEVFGTDKPEIMTFGDSPPNPEFEMPEAVKPLVMHTRLKIMGSTIMFSDVFPDSPYVEGTNISLSVVSKDLEELQSVFNKLKEGGTVEMELAETFWSKGYGSLKDKFGIQWLINQSDEEF